A window of Apium graveolens cultivar Ventura chromosome 8, ASM990537v1, whole genome shotgun sequence contains these coding sequences:
- the LOC141679268 gene encoding uncharacterized protein LOC141679268 codes for MPPYEALNGRKYRSPTYWDEVGERKVLVPELVQQMKEKVEVIRRRLIAAQDRQRKYADQNRKAMYNAYVSHVIEMELVEIKQDLSYVEQPVQILDLKEKALRNKIVPFVRSFWRNPKVEKSTWELESEMREK; via the exons atgccgccttatgaagcattGAATGGAAGAAAATAtagatcccctacatattgggatgaagttggcgAGCGCAAGGTGTTAGTCCCAGAACTAGTTCAACAAATGAAGGAAAAAGTGGAAGTGATTCGTAGAAGGCTGAtagctgctcaagatcgacaaaggaaatatgcagaccagaaTCGAAAGGCTATG TACAATGCATATGTTAGTCACGTAATTGAGATGGAACTCGTGGAAATTAAGCAAGACTTGTCCTATGTAGAACAACCCGTTCAGATCTTAGATCTGAAAGAAAAAGCGCTTCGAAATAAGATTGTACCATTTGTTAGAAGTTTTTGGAGAAATCCTAAGGTCGAgaaatcaacttgggaattagaaagtgaaatgcgtGAGAAATAG